In Mesotoga infera, the DNA window GTCCACAACATCTCTCAAAGCACCGGGTTTGTCATCTAGAACGATTGAAATCCTGGTTCCCGGTTTGTCCATGGCAGTGAATTCCATCAAACCTTCAAGAATCTCGAAGACCCCTATTGCCCCAACGACAAAGAAATCATCGTTCACGACGGGAAGAACATAATCGTGACTCTCAATTAGCATCAGAGCAGCATCCTCAATAAAGTCCGAATCTCGACAGTAAAATACAGGCTCACCCACAACTCCTGAAAGCAACCCGGAAGCATCGCTCTCCAAAATCTCGTCTAGTCGTGCAACTCCAGATAATCTCCCTTCCTTGTCTACCGAAATGATCGTTGTCAATCCAATTTTCTTTGTTTCGGCAAGGATCTCCTCAAGACTTCTGTTTTCTTCAAAAACGGGATAGGTCCTGTTTGTCCATTTATCAATATTCATGATACCGCCTCTTTTCCATCTAAAGACTTTTATTTATTGCAACTTACACCTATAATTGTAGCAACATATATCTATGCACTGCATTGGGGAGGTGCCTCCGTGTTTCAAGGATACGTGAAACTTCTGGAACTGGCAACAAATCTTTTCACAATGTATAGATGGAACAACACACCGACTCTACTTAGGACCAACGAGGCCGAGAACGCCTTCATATCGGCGCAATACTGTCTGTTGATGTCCGAGATGGCCAGCCTCAATGGTCTTCATGTCGACGACAAGAAACTGTTTCAGAGACTTGTTCTCAAAGAACTTCCAAAATGCCTTCTCTCTGACATCTCTGTGGACACAAAGATACTGATCAAGTCGCTTTCACCTGACAAGTGGAATGATGTCTTCTCACGAACGGTGGAGGAGATCGTTCAGTACCTTCCTGACGATAGACACGATCCTTTCTACCTCTCGATGGTTCACTCAAAAGACGATACAATTGAAGGCAAGATTATCCAGACCGGAGACCTTCTCTCAGCCAAACTCGAAGCCGGACTCCATGCCAGATATTTTCCTGACTTCTTCAACAGACCGCTGAAAGATTTGGAGCAACGGATAGAGAGTTTCGGAAACTTTGAACCGTATCGTTTAATAGCTGACTCTGAGTGGCTAGAGCGCTACACAAATGCCTTAATCGTTCTGATAAGGGCAGTTCGCTGGAACAGATTGAACAGAAACGTACCGACTACCGTTGCCGCCCATTCATTCTACGTCACAATAACGGCGTATATTCTCTCCTGCATGGAGGAGGAAAACGGCAAGGTTATAAATCCGGTTGAATCCGTCAAACTCGCCCTTCTACATGATATTCCAGAAAGCATGACAGGTGACATTATCACTCCAACTAAGAAAAAAGTCCCGGGGTTCGAAGAAGTAATCGCACAAGTTGAGGAGCGAATGGTCACCGAGAATCTGCTAGCCGGAATGCCAGATAGACTTATCAAAGAGCTCAAATACAGAATGCTGGATCCATTTGAATCTCATGAAGGCAGACTCGTGTGGGCAGCCGACCAGTTCGCTGCGACAGTAGAATGCCTGATGGAAATACGTTCGGGAAACACACAATATGCCTTCAGAGATGCAATGAACAGGATGCTTGACGACCTATCAAAGTCTGATCTAGAGAGCGTTCAGTTCCTAACCCAATCGTTCAGATGGAGTCTAGACTGGACGGGTAGATAGTCAAAGCGTCTTTAGAAATCTGTCAAATCTGTCTAGTCCTTCTCTGAGTTCTTCGGCCGAACTCGAAAAAGAAATTCTTATGAACCCCTCGTAGCTGAATGCGCTTCCTGGAACCATTCCAACTTTCTGCTCCTCAAGAAGACCGATTGCAAAATCATTTGAGTTCTTGAACCTTCCTCCAAGAAAAGATCTGATGTCTATGAAAACATAGAAAGCTCCAGCGGGTTTGCTGAACTTCAATCCAATTTGATCCAGTCTTGAAACCACGTAATCTCTCCTCTTCCGAAACTCTTCCACCATAGAAGATGTGTCAACTTCGAAAGCCTTCAAGGCGGCGTACTGAGCCATTGTGTTGACATTCGAGGAAAGGTGACTTTGAATTTTCGAAATCGCCCTGGCCACTTTCATCGGTGTGGCGGAATAACCGACTCTCCAGCCCGTCATTGCATAGGTTTTTGAGAAAGCGTTAATTACCGCGACCCTCTCCTTCATACCCTCAATCGAGGCAATAGAGAAATGCGGGGCATCAAATACGAGCTTCTCATACACCTCATCGGAAATAACAAAAAGATCTCTCTCTACGCAAAGCTTACCCAAGCCTCTAAGAAACTCTTCAGGATATATGGCTCCGGTTGGGTTGTTTGGAGAGTTTATCATTACTGCGCGTGTTCTATCGGTAATTGCTTTTTCGATTTCATGAATTTCGGGAACAAAACCCTTCTCGACTCTAGCCGGGACAACTACAGGCACACCACCGCACAATAGAATTTGTGCCTCATAGCTCACCCAGGCCGGAGAAATGATTACTACTTCATCCCCCACGTTCAACAAGGCTTTAAGCACGTTATAAATCGCTTGCTTCCCGCCGTTTGAAACCACAATTTCCTCAGGTGAGTAGTGAAGACCGTTATCACTCTGAAGTTTCACAGTGATCGCCTTTCTTAATTCATCAATTCCAGAGGCATTTGTGTACTTCGTTTTCCCCTCATTTAAAGCTTTGATCGCTGCATCAACAATAGGTCTGGGAGTGGGGAAATCAGGTTCACCAGCAGTGAGTTTCACGACATTCTCTCCTGATTTTGCAAGGTCCATGGCTTTCTTGTTGAATTCAAGTGTGGCCGAGGGCGTTACAGAAGAGACAAAGTGCGACAATTCCATCAGAGCACCTCCGCAGTTTATCAATCAGTGTTTTAGATTTCAGATCTTGTTTATTATCTCTAGGACGACCAGCGCGAAATCATTCAGACTATCCTTCTTGCAGAGCCTCGCGCCAGCTTCTCTCTTTCTCTTTCCATTTACAAGTGAAGATCCAACGGCCATAACAATTTCTGTCATCCCGTATTCAAGCTTTTCAATGAACTCAATCCTGAAACTGGGTATTACGTCTCTGATGGCCGCGACTGTAGACTCTACAATCGCCATGTATTTCTCGTCATCACCAACATCAACTATGGAAGAACCCTCAAGCTCTTTCCCTTCATAATCTAGGATTACAGTAATATCGAGCCGTCTAATTGTGGCTTTTGTTTCGAGACTCGTAAGTTGGAAGTTGTACCCTTGGACTTCTTCCTTTTGGTAAGGTCTTATTACCGAAGCCTCTTCTTCATCCCCAGAATCAAGAGATATCTGTGCGATAGAGACTATCTTCCTATCAATCTTGATCCCGCTCGAAGCGAAGATTGCTGTTTCAATATCTCTAACCAATTGCTTTGCCGGTTTGGAAATGTCCGCCAGAACATGAATCTCGACCATTTCTCCGTTCTCATCATAGACGATTCGCGCGCTGTGAACTCCCGGCAGTTTCGAAACTACATTGTCAACTGCTAGCTTGCTAGGCATTTCATCAACCCCCTCGACCTTCACAAAATCAATGCAAACAACAAAGACAGACCAAGAAACCCTCCAGCTGCAACAAGGGAATACCAGCCTTTCTTATCATAAGGTTTGTAATCTTCAGGCTTCACTTCGCTCTTTGGTTTGCGCACCTTTTTTGTGCCAATCTCAAAGAAAATCAAAGATAGAAAGAGCGCACCCATCGCTATAACAAAAAAAGCATTAGAAACGAATTCCATCGAACTACCCCCGTACGAACCCACCATCCCGCCAAAGCGGGATCAGGTCGTACATATTGATTTTAGCACAAAAGCCCACATCTTCAAAAAAACCAAGAGAGACAAGTCTCTTCGCATGCATCCCATTTTCCAAGATGAAACTCTCCAGATTATTTTTGACGGCTTCATAAAGCGCTGAGGCAATCCTGCAGCTCTCATTGTTGTGGCTCATTTTGAGCTGAGAAACGAGTGCCCCAGCAAGCAAAGTATCTTCCAGTGAAGGTTCACCGTCGGTACCTGAGCACTGTAAATCTATTCTCCCGCTTTCTCTTTTCAGAAGTCTACAAACGCTTTCCAGATTCAGGAAAGAAGCAAGAATTACTTTTCTTGCCCTCTTTGATCTTGAGACTGCAACTGTCCCGTTGGTTGTGGTAATTACCAGTTCCTTCCCTTCAATAATCTCTTTAGAGAGCTCGCGCGGGGAATTGCCAATATCAAAACCTTCGATCTTCGCAGACCCTCTTTCACCACAAGTTAGCACTTCAGAGTTGCACTCCCTGTATTTCTTTGCTTCTTCGACTGAAAGCACCGGCACTATCTTCTCAGCTCCGAAATGAAGTGCAGCCGTCATGGTGCTGGTAGCTCTGAGTACATCAATCACCACGGCAACGTCTGTTTCCTCGGTTAGCAAACGTGGCAAAAGATTGACTCTCACTTCCACTGCCACTAGTAATCCTCCAGATGTCGCCACAGATTCAGCTCAAGGGCTCTGATTTCTTCCCCTCCAACTCCAATTGTGGACACTGAGCAGTTGTGAATCGAAAGTCGATAGTGATTCTCAAGCGACAACCCCATAGCATGGCAGAGAGCGGTTCTAATCAACAATGCGTGAGAGACAACAACTACCTGCTTCCCTGGATAACTCGAAGAGAGATACCTCACGAACTCAACTGCTCTTCTTTGAACTGCGCCCAGGGGTTCTGTGTCGGGAATGTCGGCCCAGGGGTCCTTGCGCCAGTACTCTATAAGGTTACCAAAATTCTCGAAAGCCTCGCTAATGCCAAAGCCGTTCCAAAGACCAACATCCGCCTCACGAAGAACAGGGTTGACTATAGGAGATTTGCATAGATAGCGGCCAATGATTTCAGCAGTCTCTCTTGCTCTTATTAAATCACTGGTGAAGATCTCAGCAGTATTTGGAATTACTCTCTTGAGAAACCTGCCCGTTTTCTCGGCTTGCTCTCTACCTTTTTCTGACAAGGGAATATCCGATCTTCCTTGCCATCGGTTGCTATTGTTCCATTCAGTCTCCCCATGCCTCACAAAGTAGATCTCCAAGATTTCCTCCAATCTCTATTTCCAGATTATCTCATCGGCATCAGCATCTATAGGCTTCGCTTTTTGGATTACCCTCTGAGCAGTTCCTGTTCTAACCAACACATTCTCTATTTTGACGCCATCGGTAAGATGCTTTGCTTCAATTGGCCCGAAGAATACTCTATTGACTTCCGAAATTCTCTCCTTCATCTCAAAAGGTCTTCCGCTCTTGAACAAGACATACCCTTGAATAGGAACTTGATTACTTATCTCAACAAACGATCTTCCGTCAGTGATGAAACTCTTTCCCATATAATCTACTCTCCTGTAAGGCGCTATCCCCGTTCTCAAACAGGCAAGCGCCGTTGTTATCTCGAAATCAGTAGCTTCTCTGGAAATATCTGGCGGTTCAATTTCTGTCAAATTGAAGCCAAGAACCTCCACTTCCATCATTGCCCTGTCGACCAATGTGTCTCTCTCGCTTTTCTCAAGTGTCTCTTCCTTGTAACCAAATACAGAGCGGATAGATTTGAGTTCGGGATCGACTCCCATCAAGGCGTCGTTCATTTTCTTCAACAATTCGTTTCTTTCTCCAAAATCATCTAGATAACCGCTTTTGATTAGCCTTTCAAGATCTCTTGCTTGGTATTTCGACCTGTTGTTTCTTACAAAGGTGAAGAAGGAATCCTCAACAGGAACAGGTCTCAGTTCATGGTTCTTAAGAAGTCTCGGAATGGAAAGAGATATACAGCCGGAGCTCTCCGAAGCATCTTTCCCTGCACATAGCTCCAAACCCTGATCCCTTATCTCTGAAACGGCTCGCGGCAGGCTGTCCCGGGGAAGTTCGACCAATATAAGCGGGTAGAAGATCTCGGGACGGTTTGCCTTGAAGTACGCCAACCAATACGAAATCATTGCGTAGCTAAGACTGTGAGCCTTGTTGAATGCATATCCAGCAAAATTGACAAGGAAAGAGTACAGCTTCTCCCTTCTATCCGGTAGTAGTTCACGATAGCCAGGTGAACTTCGAAGCAGTCCATCCACAGCTTCTTTATCTTTCTTGGAAAGAGCTCTTCTAAGGAGCTCACCGTCATCAGCTTCCAGAGAGAGCATGCTCGCAGCAATCTTCAAAACCTGTTCCTGGTACACCAGAAGCCCACCGGTTTCCGCTAAAACAGGAACCTTTCTCTTCATCTTCTCAATCTCTGAGGGAGTTCTTGAAAGTCTTAGAAAACGCTCGGTAACTCCAGATTTGATTGGGCCAGGCCTATTAAGGGCTATAGAGATTGAAATGTCTCTTAGCGAAACAGGTTTAACCGATCTCACGACCCTTGTCGCAAAAGGTGCATCGAGTTGGAATACTCCCGAAGTGTATCCTCTACCAAGAGCTTCATAAGTCTTGTGGTCATTCGTTGGGTAGTCCCACGGTTCTCTTTCCTTTGTCATTTCCTTCAGGAGAGACAGGTTCTTCAAACCGAGAAGATCAATCTTCTGCAACCCGACAATTCTAAGAGAATCCATGTCCCATTGGGAAACTGCCAGGCTATCACTCGAATTGAGAGGTATAAGTCCCGTGAGAGGAGTATTAGAGAGAATTATTCCAGCCGGATGAATTGAAAATCCCGAATAGAGTCCAACGATAAGCTTCGACATTTCAAACAACTGTTTCATATCAACATCGTTTTCAAATGCATATGGAAATCGTTGCCCCTCCTTACTCCAATCTATTAGTCTCGATACTCTCTGTCCATCGACCTCAAGCTTCCGTCCAATTTCCCGTGCAGCTCCTTTAAAACTGAAAGTTGAAGCAGTACTTATCAGGCAGCAACGGTCATGGCCAAAATACTCGCCAAGTATCTTCAGGAGTCTCTGCCTGGATTTATCATCCACGTCGAGGTCAATGTCAGGTGGGTCATTTCTCTTCAGACTAAGAAATCTTTCAAAGAAGAGCTCTTCCTCAACGGGATCAACGCGGGTTATACCAAGCAAATAGCTGACAAGTGAACCGGCGGCTGAACCCCTTCCGGGACCTATCCAGCAATTATTGCTCTTCGCGATTTCAACAATCTTTGAGACCGTCAAGAAATAATCTTGAATATCTTTGGCAAGGATTACCGAAAGCTCTCTTTCAAGCCTTGCAGAGTATCTGTCTCCCAATTTCTTCGTTTCGACAATTCTTCGCAGAAGCGAAGCGAACTCTTCTGGTGATAATCTTACTGGGAAAACATGATTTATCTTCTGAAAATGGAATTCTCCAGGTAGTCTTGAGAGCAGTTCATTCAGATCTTCCCTAATCTCTGTATAAAGCTTTTCATCTGGTAAAGAGTAATCAGCTGTTTCAATGGAAGACCCGAGCGAAGTATAGACTCTGAATCTCTCACTTTGATGATCAAGATAGCGACACTCCCAGATTGGATTTTTTGAAGAACCGTCAAGATTACGTGGCTTTCCTTTTATGTTTATCAGGTTCTCAGAATCACGAAGAACACCACCGAGGAGTTCTCTGAAACCACTCTCGTTTCTTGCAATCCAGTACTCGTATCCCTTGCTCAGACCCGGCACGGTCACTATACCCGAACTGGAGAGAACAGAATGCCACTTCACAAAGGATGAGAGAGAGGAATCAAGAATCACACATCTTCTGTAACCTCTCTTCTTCAATTCTTCAGTCGTGTCCTTAATTTCAAGTACGGAACTGAACAACTCGTGCTTCGTGATCAAGAAAGCCGTTTTCATCTTTTTGTCACCAGCTCCGACAGGTTCACCAATACTTCCTTCATATCGGAGGGGAGTGGGGCAACAAAAGTCATTCTCTTCCCCGAGCGAGGGTGAGATACTGTGAGTCTCACCGCATGAAGCATCTGCCTCCTGACTCCGAATATCTCATCGTCTCTAGCCTTGCCGTAAACGGCGTCTCCAAGAAGCGGGAAACCCATTTCTCTCATATGTACCCTGATTTGATGTGTCCTGCCGGTTTTAGGACTTACAAAAACCAAAGAGGCGATTTCAGAAAAACTCTTCAGAGTTCGATAATATGTTAGAGACTCCTTACCACTTTCATTTACTGACATCTTTAGTCTGTTCACAGGATGGCGGGCAATCGAATAATCAATCTTGCCGGATATTGGGGTCTTGCCTCTAACAAGTGCTATGTAATCCTTGGAAGTCAATCTGTTCTTGAACTGACTTGAGAGAGAGAGATGAGCAAGATCATTCTTTGCCACAATTATTACACCGCTGGTATCTTTATCTAATCTGTGAACAATACCGGGTCTCATCACACCTCCAATACCCTGGAGATCCATACAGTGGTTTAGGAGAGCATTTACGAGTGTTCCAGTCTGTTTTCTGGGCAAAGGATGAACAATTATGCCCGGGTCCTTGTTCACGACGATTATGTCGCGATCTTCGAAGACAATATTAAGGGGGATTTCTTCAGGTTCTACAGACAGAACCTCTGGTTTGTCGGGAAGCTCAAAAGTAATTGATTCTCCTGTTCTTGCTTTGTAGGCAGGTTTTTTGGGTTTCCCGTCCACAAAAACCTTCGATTCTTTTATCTGGCGCTGCACAAATGTGCGGGAAACCCATGGTGGAGCCTTCTCAACGACTATCTTATCAAGTCTCCAGCCGTCCTCACGACTGGAGACTATTATCTCTTGAAGCACGTTTCTCCCTTCGATATACGGAAAGTGTAAGTAAGGCCGCACCAAAGACAATGCACATGTCTGCAAAATTGAAGATCGCAGGGAACCCCTTTAGTTCAAAGAAATCAACAACGTGCCCTAATCTCAGTCTGTCTATTACATTGTTACCTAGTGCACCACCAACAATCAGGCCAACAAAGAAGGACTCCCATCTGGATAGTTTGGAGGAATGAAAACTCGAAGCAATTACTATCGCTAATACGATTCCAATAGCAACAAAAGCCAGAAGCAAAGGCTCCTGATTATTAAAAAGGCCAAATGCCACACCTGTATTTCTCACATATCTTAAGCCAAAAATTCCTCCGACCAAATCTATTCGCTGAAAATATGTCATTCCATTCTCGACAAAATACTTGCTAACTTGATCAAGAATCAAAGCCAGAGTAATCCCAAGAAGAGACAGCAATTATTATCACTCCACAAATTGCCCGAAAGGGCAGAGAGGATCAACCCATCTGCTCGGCGAGAGCCTCCATTTCGGCTTCATCGATATCTGAATTGTCGTAGATCTCCTGAA includes these proteins:
- a CDS encoding ACT domain-containing protein, encoding MNIDKWTNRTYPVFEENRSLEEILAETKKIGLTTIISVDKEGRLSGVARLDEILESDASGLLSGVVGEPVFYCRDSDFIEDAALMLIESHDYVLPVVNDDFFVVGAIGVFEILEGLMEFTAMDKPGTRISIVLDDKPGALRDVVDFLAEREVNILSIITSASESEDSRRVVIRTDESDISMIAEILQEQGISFESISEEEGFSV
- a CDS encoding HD family hydrolase, producing MFQGYVKLLELATNLFTMYRWNNTPTLLRTNEAENAFISAQYCLLMSEMASLNGLHVDDKKLFQRLVLKELPKCLLSDISVDTKILIKSLSPDKWNDVFSRTVEEIVQYLPDDRHDPFYLSMVHSKDDTIEGKIIQTGDLLSAKLEAGLHARYFPDFFNRPLKDLEQRIESFGNFEPYRLIADSEWLERYTNALIVLIRAVRWNRLNRNVPTTVAAHSFYVTITAYILSCMEEENGKVINPVESVKLALLHDIPESMTGDIITPTKKKVPGFEEVIAQVEERMVTENLLAGMPDRLIKELKYRMLDPFESHEGRLVWAADQFAATVECLMEIRSGNTQYAFRDAMNRMLDDLSKSDLESVQFLTQSFRWSLDWTGR
- a CDS encoding pyridoxal phosphate-dependent aminotransferase; its protein translation is MELSHFVSSVTPSATLEFNKKAMDLAKSGENVVKLTAGEPDFPTPRPIVDAAIKALNEGKTKYTNASGIDELRKAITVKLQSDNGLHYSPEEIVVSNGGKQAIYNVLKALLNVGDEVVIISPAWVSYEAQILLCGGVPVVVPARVEKGFVPEIHEIEKAITDRTRAVMINSPNNPTGAIYPEEFLRGLGKLCVERDLFVISDEVYEKLVFDAPHFSIASIEGMKERVAVINAFSKTYAMTGWRVGYSATPMKVARAISKIQSHLSSNVNTMAQYAALKAFEVDTSSMVEEFRKRRDYVVSRLDQIGLKFSKPAGAFYVFIDIRSFLGGRFKNSNDFAIGLLEEQKVGMVPGSAFSYEGFIRISFSSSAEELREGLDRFDRFLKTL
- a CDS encoding 2-phosphosulfolactate phosphatase; translation: MEVRVNLLPRLLTEETDVAVVIDVLRATSTMTAALHFGAEKIVPVLSVEEAKKYRECNSEVLTCGERGSAKIEGFDIGNSPRELSKEIIEGKELVITTTNGTVAVSRSKRARKVILASFLNLESVCRLLKRESGRIDLQCSGTDGEPSLEDTLLAGALVSQLKMSHNNESCRIASALYEAVKNNLESFILENGMHAKRLVSLGFFEDVGFCAKINMYDLIPLWRDGGFVRG
- a CDS encoding histidine phosphatase family protein; translation: MEIYFVRHGETEWNNSNRWQGRSDIPLSEKGREQAEKTGRFLKRVIPNTAEIFTSDLIRARETAEIIGRYLCKSPIVNPVLREADVGLWNGFGISEAFENFGNLIEYWRKDPWADIPDTEPLGAVQRRAVEFVRYLSSSYPGKQVVVVSHALLIRTALCHAMGLSLENHYRLSIHNCSVSTIGVGGEEIRALELNLWRHLEDY
- a CDS encoding DNA polymerase III subunit alpha; the protein is MKTAFLITKHELFSSVLEIKDTTEELKKRGYRRCVILDSSLSSFVKWHSVLSSSGIVTVPGLSKGYEYWIARNESGFRELLGGVLRDSENLINIKGKPRNLDGSSKNPIWECRYLDHQSERFRVYTSLGSSIETADYSLPDEKLYTEIREDLNELLSRLPGEFHFQKINHVFPVRLSPEEFASLLRRIVETKKLGDRYSARLERELSVILAKDIQDYFLTVSKIVEIAKSNNCWIGPGRGSAAGSLVSYLLGITRVDPVEEELFFERFLSLKRNDPPDIDLDVDDKSRQRLLKILGEYFGHDRCCLISTASTFSFKGAAREIGRKLEVDGQRVSRLIDWSKEGQRFPYAFENDVDMKQLFEMSKLIVGLYSGFSIHPAGIILSNTPLTGLIPLNSSDSLAVSQWDMDSLRIVGLQKIDLLGLKNLSLLKEMTKEREPWDYPTNDHKTYEALGRGYTSGVFQLDAPFATRVVRSVKPVSLRDISISIALNRPGPIKSGVTERFLRLSRTPSEIEKMKRKVPVLAETGGLLVYQEQVLKIAASMLSLEADDGELLRRALSKKDKEAVDGLLRSSPGYRELLPDRREKLYSFLVNFAGYAFNKAHSLSYAMISYWLAYFKANRPEIFYPLILVELPRDSLPRAVSEIRDQGLELCAGKDASESSGCISLSIPRLLKNHELRPVPVEDSFFTFVRNNRSKYQARDLERLIKSGYLDDFGERNELLKKMNDALMGVDPELKSIRSVFGYKEETLEKSERDTLVDRAMMEVEVLGFNLTEIEPPDISREATDFEITTALACLRTGIAPYRRVDYMGKSFITDGRSFVEISNQVPIQGYVLFKSGRPFEMKERISEVNRVFFGPIEAKHLTDGVKIENVLVRTGTAQRVIQKAKPIDADADEIIWK
- a CDS encoding RluA family pseudouridine synthase — translated: MLQEIIVSSREDGWRLDKIVVEKAPPWVSRTFVQRQIKESKVFVDGKPKKPAYKARTGESITFELPDKPEVLSVEPEEIPLNIVFEDRDIIVVNKDPGIIVHPLPRKQTGTLVNALLNHCMDLQGIGGVMRPGIVHRLDKDTSGVIIVAKNDLAHLSLSSQFKNRLTSKDYIALVRGKTPISGKIDYSIARHPVNRLKMSVNESGKESLTYYRTLKSFSEIASLVFVSPKTGRTHQIRVHMREMGFPLLGDAVYGKARDDEIFGVRRQMLHAVRLTVSHPRSGKRMTFVAPLPSDMKEVLVNLSELVTKR
- the lspA gene encoding signal peptidase II; its protein translation is MLSLLGITLALILDQVSKYFVENGMTYFQRIDLVGGIFGLRYVRNTGVAFGLFNNQEPLLLAFVAIGIVLAIVIASSFHSSKLSRWESFFVGLIVGGALGNNVIDRLRLGHVVDFFELKGFPAIFNFADMCIVFGAALLTLSVYRREKRASRDNSLQS